In bacterium, a single genomic region encodes these proteins:
- a CDS encoding FAD-dependent oxidoreductase: MDIHVAKPDLESYEKFHKEFTTLRLGKGESYGIPYRILTAIGLKNVLVAGRCVSTDRNMQASLRVMPGCYITGQAAGIAAAMTVQSKTDTRGIDIQELQARLKATGAYLPNFKNY, from the coding sequence ATTGACATTCATGTCGCAAAGCCCGACCTGGAAAGCTACGAGAAATTTCACAAGGAATTTACCACACTCCGCCTCGGCAAAGGCGAAAGCTACGGAATCCCATATCGTATTCTGACCGCAATAGGTTTGAAAAACGTATTGGTTGCGGGCCGATGCGTCAGCACGGACAGGAACATGCAAGCGTCCCTGCGCGTCATGCCGGGTTGCTATATCACGGGCCAAGCGGCCGGAATTGCGGCGGCCATGACCGTCCAATCAAAAACAGATACCCGCGGGATCGACATCCAGGAGTTACAGGCGAGACTGAAGGCCACAGGCGCCTATCTCCCCAATTTTAAAAATTATTAG
- a CDS encoding response regulator, which yields MVRILVLDDEDIIRMVVSSWLKGAGYLVETASNGQQAVDIYKQALNAGDPFDLLILDLTIPGGVGGAVVLKEIMAIDPDARAIISSGYFEDHMMSKPAFKSFRGMLAKPYTESQLYEVLGQVLK from the coding sequence ATGGTCAGAATACTGGTTCTAGATGATGAGGACATTATTCGCATGGTTGTATCGAGTTGGCTGAAAGGAGCGGGCTATTTAGTTGAGACCGCCTCTAATGGTCAACAAGCCGTAGATATTTATAAGCAAGCGCTGAATGCTGGCGACCCATTTGATCTACTGATTTTGGATCTTACTATCCCGGGAGGTGTGGGCGGGGCAGTAGTACTCAAGGAGATTATGGCGATAGATCCAGATGCCAGGGCGATTATTTCCAGCGGATACTTCGAAGATCATATGATGTCAAAGCCAGCCTTTAAATCCTTTAGAGGGATGCTCGCCAAACCCTACACCGAGAGCCAGCTCTATGAAGTATTGGGGCAGGTCTTAAAGTGA